The sequence CGCCGCCCTGCAGCATCCCAACATCGTCACAATCTACGATGTCGGTTCGGACGAGGACGGCCCCTTCGTGGTCATGGAACTCCTCACCGGAGAGACCCTGGAGGAAATCATCGGCAAGGGTTCCTTCACATGGCAGGACTTCCGCCAGCTCGCCATGCAGACGCTGGAGGCGCTCATCGCCGCCCAGGAACTGCATCTTGTCCACCGCGACCTGAAACCGAGCAACATCATGCTCAGCTGGCTCCCCTCCGGGAAATTCCAGGTCAAGATCGTCGATTTCGGGCTCGCCAAGCTTTCCGCAAAGCCCTCCCTCCAGACCATAGACCAATCCGACGGCGTCTTCGGATCCATCTACTTCATGGCTCCCGAGCAATTCGAGCGCGTCCCCATCGACCTCAAGGCGGATCTCTATGCCATCGGCTGCGTTTTCTACTACGCACTCACCGGCACCTATCCCTTCGATGGGGATACGGCGGCCGGCGTCATGGCATCGCACCTCCAGCACCACGTCACCCCCCTCCAGGAAATCCGCCAAGGCATCCCGCTCTGGGCCTGCGATTGGATCATGTGGCATATCAACCGCCAGCCAACCGACCGGCCGGAATCCGCGCGGGAAGCCCTCAGGTATTTCGTCGAGAACGACGCACAGGGCACTACCCCGCTGAGCACCGGCATACCCGCGGCAGCCGCCGAGGAAGCGAAGCGCCCCCGCCTCGTCATACCGGGCGCGCCGGTCCCCGCACTTGTCAAGGAACCTGTCCCCACACAGCCCATCAAGACTGCTGCAGCGCCCGTAGCCCTCATGCCCCCGAAAGGCTCGAAACCCAGCGTCCACACCACAGCCCAGGTCGTCCAGTCCGCGCCGCCCTCGCAAGCCTCGACCGAGGAGGAAACCGAAACGCCATCCCCTCCACCGCTCTCGCCCCCACCCCTCGTCACACCCGTTCCTGCCCTGGCAAAAGCCGATCCTACGGGTGCCGCACCGCCCGTTCTCAGGAAAGCAGGGTCGTCAACCGCACCACTACTGAAAGCCGCAGGCTCCCCAACCCAACCCATCGCCCCCCCCACCAAGCCCCTCCAGATCGCTGCAGACCGCCTTCCGGGAAGCCCACCCGTCCCGTCCACCGTCGCGCTCACCCCAAGCTCCGCATCCGCATCTCCATCGTCAGCGCCTTTACCCACAGCCCCGCAGGTGGCTCCGAAAAGCAAACCCATCTCACCTGCCATCAAGGTCGTCATCGCCGTATTGCTCGGCCTTCTTGCCGTGGGGCTTGGCGTGATCGTCCTGAAGAAAAGCGGCGACAACGCGGAGGCCAAGATCTACAACGAAATGATCCAGGCCGCCGCCAAGGACGGAGCCACCAAGGTGCCAGTCAACAAGCGCGGCCTTGAGATCCTGCTCCGCAACGCATCCACGGTATCCGCCAACACACAGCGCGAGGTCGTCTATAAGGCGCTCTACCTCGCCGAGTCAACCGACGGGACGGACGTCGATGCACGCATCGCGGAATTCGCCACCACCCAGGAAATCATTCCCGATGTCCGCATCGTCCTGCTGCGCCAGGTGCTGCGCCGCAGGGAAAACCCCGCCATCATCGGCACCCTCCTGGATTTCGCCCGCAGCACGGATGACAAGATGGCCTCCATCGCCGCCATCGAGGCCACACGCTTCATGGCAAAGGACGCCCAATTCGCGGAATTCCTCGATATCATGAAATCAACCAAGGACGACCTGATCCGCAAGGCCGCCGAGGAAAACGCCGCCGAGATCATCGGCAAGACCGACTCCAAGGCCGCACTCGGCAAGGCCGTAGCCGAGGCGCACGAGTCAGCCACCGAGGATGTCGTCCGCTACTCCATGCTCCGCCTGCTTGGCAGGATAGGCGGCGAGTCATCGCTCGCCCTCGCCAGGAAAAACCTGAACAGCGAGGATGTTAAGGACAAGATAGCCGCCATCGTCGCGCTCGGCATTTGGGCTGACGATGCCGGCTTCAAGGAGCTGATCGCCTTCCTCGGCACCGGCCCGGATCTTGCGACCCGCTCGCGCGCATTCGAATCCGCCTACCAATACGCTTCCGAAAAAGAAGGCGACACCAAGGAAACCTGGATACTTCTATCCACCCAGGCGAAGACCCAGGATGAGCAGATGAAGCTGATCCGCGGCCTCGCCAACGTGAAACCGGAGCCATGGGCTTTCGAACTCCTCGGCAAGCTCGAGAAGGAATCGGAATACGACAGGGTCATCGACCTCGCCGAGCGCGCCATCGTCCGCCTCAAGGACATAGAGAAAACGCAGGCGAATCCCGGGGGCGAGTAAATCGCCTCATTCGTCCCAGCATTTCGGTTTTTCAGTTTTTCTAACTCCGTGTCCCCAGAACAACAGCTCACCCAACTCACCGCAGGCACAGCCAAAGTCCTTTCTGAGAAAGAACTGCTCGAAAAGCTCAAGCTCGGCCGTCCGCTCAGGATCAAGCTCGGCGTCGATCCCACCGCCCCGGACATCCATTTCGGGCACACGGTCGCCCTCGAAAAGCTGCGCCAGTTCCAGCTCCTCGGCCATCAGGCGGTCCTGCTCATCGGCGATTTCACCGCCACCATCGGCGACCCCTCGGGCCGCTCCGCCACCCGCCCGCCCCTCACCCGCGACGAAGTCTTGGTCAACGCGGCGACCTACACGGAGCAGGCTTTCAAGATCCTCGACCGCGAGAAAACCGAGATCGTCTATAACGGCGATTGGTTCCGGAATATGAGCTACGAGGAAATCCTCCGCCTCAACTCCCGCGTCACCCTCCAGCAGATGCTCCAGCGCGAGGACTTCCGCAACCGCATCGAGTCCGGCCAGGAAGTCCGCCTCCACGAACTCCAATACCCCGTCATGCAGGGCTGGGACTCCGTCGAGATCCGCTCCGATGTCGAGCTCGGCGGCACCGACCAGCTTTTCAACATCCTCGTCGGCCGCGACATGCAGAAGGACGAGGGCCAGCCGCAGCAGGTCGTCATGGTCATGCCACTCCTCGAAGGCCTCGACGGTGTGAAGAAAATGTCGAAATCCTATGGCAACTACATCGGTGTCTCCGATCCGCCCCAGGAAATGTTCGGCAAGCTGATGAGCATTTCCGACGCGCTCATGGATCGCTACTACCTGCTGCTGCTCGGCGAGACCCGCGATCCCTCCTCCCACCCGATGGATTCCAAGAAGCTCCTCGCGCACCGGCTGACGGCGCGCTACCACGGTGATGCGGAAGGCGAAGCGGCACGCGCCGACTGGGACACCCGATTCTCAAAAAAGGATCTCACATGCGCCGAACTCCCGGAAATCCCGATCTCCGATCTGCCTGTGGATCACACCGTCCTTTCAATCACCGCCTTCGCCTTCAAAAATTCCTTCGGTTTGGAAAAATCAAACGGCGAACTGCGTAAACAGTTCATCCAGCCCGGCTCCGTTCAGCTTAACGGCGAAAAACTCACCGATCCCGCCGCCCACATCTCGCCCGCCTCCGGCGACACTCTCAAACTTTCCAAGAAACACGCAGTCCGCTTCGTCTGACAAAAATCAAGAACCACCATGAAACCGATCCTACTTCTCGCCGTCCTCGCACCCATCGTCTCCGCCGGGGAAACTCAGCTTTTCAACGGAAAAGACCTCACCGGCTGGGAGGGCGATCCAAAATTCTGGTCAGTCCAGGATGAGGCAATCACCGGTGCCTCCAGTCCCGAGAATCTCGTCCCGCACAACACCTTCATTGTCTGGAAAGGCGGCGAGCCATCCGATTTCACCCTCACATTGAAATACCGGATGACCCCCGGCGACGAAAAGAAATACACCAACAGCGGCATCCAATACCGCAGCAAGGTCATCGACGCGGAGAAATTCATCGTCGGCGGATACCAGGCGGATTTCGAATACGCCGACAAATGGAGCGGCATCCTCTACGAGGAAAAAGGCCGTGGCATCCTCGCCAAGCGCGGGGAGCAGGTTGTCATCAAGCAGGGCGAGAACCCCAACAAGCCCAAGCTCGAAGTCACCGGCAAGACCGGTGATCCCGCCGAGATCCAGGCAGCCATCAAGAAGGACGACTGGAACGAATACAAGATCATCGCCAAGGGCAACAAGGTCCAGCATTTCATCAACGGCAGGCTTACTGCGGACGTCACCGACGAAACCGCCGAAGCGCCAAAGAGCGGCGTCATCGCCCTCCAGATGCACCAGGGCCCACCCATGAAAGTGCAGTTCAAGGACATCACCCTCAGCACCGGGGAATGACCCGATCGCGCTGGCCAGTCCAGCAGACGGCTTGACTTTCCGTACGTCTCCCCCCATCCATCCCCTACCAGCCATCCGCGCCCGTAGCTCAGCTGGATAGAGCATCCGCCTTCTAAGCGGACGGTCACTGGTTCGAATCCAGTCGGGCGCACCAAGCGCCAACAGAAATCAGCCAGGAGGATGCCACCGGATGGGGGCGTGGGACTCAATCCGGCCTGGCGCAGCAGCGAAATGTTTCCACGCAGAACGTGTTGGGAATAAATTCCCTTTCCCCACCGGCGGGTCTGGGCTAGATAACCACTGAGATGAGTTTCACTACGCGCCTGCTGCTTGCACTCTGCGTCCTCGCAGGACTGGCCAACGGCATGGTGCACAAGGGCATCCACGACGGGCACGATGAGTGCGCCGCCGAGCATGCTCACTCTCATGCTCACTCTCATCCTCACGGCCATGATTCTCAGGATGATGGGGATCAAGAAGATGTGCCGCACCACCACGATTGCTGCCACTTCCCGAGTGCCGTTTGCGCCTTGGGCGGCATATCCGCATCCGTTTCTTTCCAGCCCATCCTGCTCGGAATTTCCGAACATGTCTCTCTGCGCCCGGAAGATCCGGTGTATGCCCTGGACAAGCCGCCCCTGATCTGAGGCCGCCGCCCTCCTCCCGGAGGTTGCATGCAGCGCGTGCTTATTCCCAGCACGCCCCTCCCCTGTTGCCGCAAGGTGCTGGTGCACCCATCTGCGGTGACACCCAGACCCAGACTCAGACGAAGCGCCACCCGCGCACACCCATCCATGAAATTCCCATACCCGGCCCTAACTGCCGTTTTCCTGACAAACCTGCTCCCCGTCGAGGCGCAGCCTGCGGAGATACTCACCTACGAGTCCGTACCGGCACGCATCCGGCACGGAAACCCGGAGCTCGCCGCAGCACGCCACCGCATCGGCGAGGCCTTGGGTCGATTGAAACAGGCAGGCCGCCTTCCCAACCCATCCCTGCAAACCGGACTCTCCCACAATGTCCGCAATGCGGAAGGCGGCTTGGAGATCGGCATTTCCCAGAAATTCCCGCTTACCAACCGGCTTGCGCTGGAGAAGGAAATCGGCATCGCGGGGGTCAAGGCAGCGGAAGCGGAGGTGAAAAACGTGGAGCGCTTGCTTGCGGCCGAGGCGCGTGCCGAGTTCGTGAAAACGCTGGCGGTGCGGGAACGGCGGGCGCTGCTGCTGGAACAGAAATCCCTTGCCGATGGGCTGGCCGACTTCATCTCCGGGGCTTCCGCACGGGGAGAGCTTTCCAAACTCGATGCGGCACAAACACGGCTCGCCGCCCTGCGCCTGACAACGGAAGAGCGCAGGCTGGAAGCGGAGGAAACCGCCTCGCTGGGAAGGCTGCGGCCACTGCTTGGAATCGCCGCCGGGACTCCCGTCTCCCTCTCGGGGAAAATCCCCACCCTATCGCTCCCCGGGATCGCCGCAGTGAGCCGCCCGGACCTGGATGCCATGAATGCGGAGCTGGATGCCGCCAATACAGGGATCACCCTGGAACGGGCACGGCGGCGGGATGACATCGAGGCTTCCGTTTTCGCTGCGGGCGAGCGAGTGGAGGACGCCCCTGTTGGATTGGAAAACGAGGGCATGATCGGAATCAGGCTGAGCCTTCCCCTGCCCTTTTGGAACGACAACCAGGGCGCGATCGACGAGGCAACCGCCCGGCAAGGGCGCAAGCGCGAGGAACTCAATGCGCTCCTGCGGGACATCGACCACACCAGCGATACCGCACGCGCGGAAATGCGGCAATGGGCGGCGCTGGTTTCGGAAATCGATGCTTCCCTGCTGCCTCTGGCGCGCACGCAGACGGAACTGCTGGAAGACGCATACCGCAAGGGCCAGGGCGACCTCCAGGCGGTGATCCGTTCCCGCGAGCAAATCTTGGAGCTGCAAGCCTCCAGAATCGATGCAGCCCGGGAGTTCCGGCTTGCCCATATCCGCTACCAGGCCGCGACCGGCCAACCCTAACAGAACCCCCCATGAAACGAATCGTCACATCCCTTTTGCTTCTCGTCACCGCCCACGCCGCGGACACCATCGTGCTCGACGAGACGGGTGAGAAAAACCTGCGCATCGAGACCGCAGTGGTCGCGGAGACGGACTTCGAGGACACGGTGTTCTCACTCGGCCACATCGAGGCATTACCGGAAAACACCGCCGCCGTCAGCAGCCGCATCCCCGGCCGGGTGATTGCCATTTCCGCAAATCCCGGCGATACGGTCGAGAAAGGCGCGGAAGTGGCGCGCATCGAGAGCCGCCAGCCGGGCGATCCTCCGCCGGTCGTCACCCTGGAGGCGCCCATCGACGGGCTGGTGACGGAGCGCAGCATACGCCTTGGCGATCCGGTCACGGCGGACTCCGCCCTCATGGAGATCACCGATCTGGGCCGGGTCTATGCAGTGGCGAAAATCCCGGAGCATTTGGCAGGAAAAATGGCCAAAGGCAGCATGGCGCACATCCGCGTGATCGCGCTGCCGGATCAGGATTTTGAGGGCACCATGATTCGCTTCGGCACCAGCGCGGATGAGGAGAGCGGAACCATCGACGCAGTGTTCCTGCTGCCAAATCCCGGCAACCGGCTGCGCGGCGGAATGAGGGCTGAGTTTTCAATCGTCCTCAGCAAGCGCCCCGGCGTGATGAGCATCCCACGCCCCGCCCTCCAGGGCGAGGAGGCTGGCCGCTTCGTCTATGTGAGGCACTTCGATCTGCCCCATGCCTTTGTCAAGGCACCGGTCATCGTCGGCGCGATGAACGACAGGCAGGTGGAGATCGTGACCGGACTTTTCCCCGGCG comes from Akkermansiaceae bacterium and encodes:
- a CDS encoding protein kinase, whose product is MEERYEIKGKIGQGGLGAVYRAFDVRMNREVAIKRILASPDDSSVSEEATRQLVKEAGSLAALQHPNIVTIYDVGSDEDGPFVVMELLTGETLEEIIGKGSFTWQDFRQLAMQTLEALIAAQELHLVHRDLKPSNIMLSWLPSGKFQVKIVDFGLAKLSAKPSLQTIDQSDGVFGSIYFMAPEQFERVPIDLKADLYAIGCVFYYALTGTYPFDGDTAAGVMASHLQHHVTPLQEIRQGIPLWACDWIMWHINRQPTDRPESAREALRYFVENDAQGTTPLSTGIPAAAAEEAKRPRLVIPGAPVPALVKEPVPTQPIKTAAAPVALMPPKGSKPSVHTTAQVVQSAPPSQASTEEETETPSPPPLSPPPLVTPVPALAKADPTGAAPPVLRKAGSSTAPLLKAAGSPTQPIAPPTKPLQIAADRLPGSPPVPSTVALTPSSASASPSSAPLPTAPQVAPKSKPISPAIKVVIAVLLGLLAVGLGVIVLKKSGDNAEAKIYNEMIQAAAKDGATKVPVNKRGLEILLRNASTVSANTQREVVYKALYLAESTDGTDVDARIAEFATTQEIIPDVRIVLLRQVLRRRENPAIIGTLLDFARSTDDKMASIAAIEATRFMAKDAQFAEFLDIMKSTKDDLIRKAAEENAAEIIGKTDSKAALGKAVAEAHESATEDVVRYSMLRLLGRIGGESSLALARKNLNSEDVKDKIAAIVALGIWADDAGFKELIAFLGTGPDLATRSRAFESAYQYASEKEGDTKETWILLSTQAKTQDEQMKLIRGLANVKPEPWAFELLGKLEKESEYDRVIDLAERAIVRLKDIEKTQANPGGE
- a CDS encoding tyrosine--tRNA ligase, with the translated sequence MSPEQQLTQLTAGTAKVLSEKELLEKLKLGRPLRIKLGVDPTAPDIHFGHTVALEKLRQFQLLGHQAVLLIGDFTATIGDPSGRSATRPPLTRDEVLVNAATYTEQAFKILDREKTEIVYNGDWFRNMSYEEILRLNSRVTLQQMLQREDFRNRIESGQEVRLHELQYPVMQGWDSVEIRSDVELGGTDQLFNILVGRDMQKDEGQPQQVVMVMPLLEGLDGVKKMSKSYGNYIGVSDPPQEMFGKLMSISDALMDRYYLLLLGETRDPSSHPMDSKKLLAHRLTARYHGDAEGEAARADWDTRFSKKDLTCAELPEIPISDLPVDHTVLSITAFAFKNSFGLEKSNGELRKQFIQPGSVQLNGEKLTDPAAHISPASGDTLKLSKKHAVRFV
- a CDS encoding DUF1080 domain-containing protein; amino-acid sequence: MKPILLLAVLAPIVSAGETQLFNGKDLTGWEGDPKFWSVQDEAITGASSPENLVPHNTFIVWKGGEPSDFTLTLKYRMTPGDEKKYTNSGIQYRSKVIDAEKFIVGGYQADFEYADKWSGILYEEKGRGILAKRGEQVVIKQGENPNKPKLEVTGKTGDPAEIQAAIKKDDWNEYKIIAKGNKVQHFINGRLTADVTDETAEAPKSGVIALQMHQGPPMKVQFKDITLSTGE
- a CDS encoding TolC family protein: MKFPYPALTAVFLTNLLPVEAQPAEILTYESVPARIRHGNPELAAARHRIGEALGRLKQAGRLPNPSLQTGLSHNVRNAEGGLEIGISQKFPLTNRLALEKEIGIAGVKAAEAEVKNVERLLAAEARAEFVKTLAVRERRALLLEQKSLADGLADFISGASARGELSKLDAAQTRLAALRLTTEERRLEAEETASLGRLRPLLGIAAGTPVSLSGKIPTLSLPGIAAVSRPDLDAMNAELDAANTGITLERARRRDDIEASVFAAGERVEDAPVGLENEGMIGIRLSLPLPFWNDNQGAIDEATARQGRKREELNALLRDIDHTSDTARAEMRQWAALVSEIDASLLPLARTQTELLEDAYRKGQGDLQAVIRSREQILELQASRIDAAREFRLAHIRYQAATGQP
- a CDS encoding efflux RND transporter periplasmic adaptor subunit; translated protein: MKRIVTSLLLLVTAHAADTIVLDETGEKNLRIETAVVAETDFEDTVFSLGHIEALPENTAAVSSRIPGRVIAISANPGDTVEKGAEVARIESRQPGDPPPVVTLEAPIDGLVTERSIRLGDPVTADSALMEITDLGRVYAVAKIPEHLAGKMAKGSMAHIRVIALPDQDFEGTMIRFGTSADEESGTIDAVFLLPNPGNRLRGGMRAEFSIVLSKRPGVMSIPRPALQGEEAGRFVYVRHFDLPHAFVKAPVIVGAMNDRQVEIVTGLFPGDEVVTRGAYSLSYAGAGTVSLKEALDAAHGHEHAEDGSELGENEAKQDHKGHAHGEEAHIQGSRLWMYSSILLGLLLIASLLTRKSNPRTDA